CTTGAAACAGTTCCCTGTCTGATTAAGTCTGGCAGGTCGAAACTGCGGCGGGCAATATGCAGCGATGCATCAGGACGGAAGAGGAGAGAAGCGTCTTTTGTTCCGGTATACACCGAAAGGGATGTAAGAGCATTCTTCGTCTCTGATTCCGATTGCAACAGTTCATTGTACATAATCCCTGCTTCAAGCTTGCTCTGAATAGCGTCTATCTCCATGATCTTTCCTTTAGAAAGACGGATGCTGTCTGACTTTGCCAGCTCAAAGATATTCTGGTAAGCATTCTGTTTAACCTTGTACAACTGATCTTGCTTCAGTGCTTCCATATAGGCAACGGTGGCATCTGCCCTTAGGTTGCGTAAGTAGTCGGCAAGAAGGGCTATGGTAAGAGAACTCTCACTGCGAGCCAGTTCTACTGCTGCTGTTCGTTTGCCAAAAGTAACTGTCTGCGAAATGGATACAGAACCTCCGTATCCCATTTTCTTTTTTGCTTGCTCGTTATTGAAGTAGCTGAATCCCAGTTGCGGGTCATTTCTCACTTTGGCAGCAATGGCTTCTGCCTCAGATATGCTGACGTTTAGCTTTTCGGCAGCATATTCCAGATTGCCTGCATTTACTTTCTCCATATATTGGGAGTAGGTGAGCGGTTGCACGGATGTCTGCGCGTTACCTTGCAGACATGCCATATAGATTAGTGCACATGTAACAATGTGCTTTTTTATAGTTATTTTCATACTTTATCCTGATTAGATTCGTAAAGTTTCTGTTGTTCCTCCTCTTCCTGTACTCTTTTCCGTTCCAGTTTAAGCTGATGATTTTCTATCATGAAATAGAGTGCCGGAAGCACATAAAGAGTAATGACTGTAGAGAACAGCAATCCGTAAACAATTACAGTGGCTAGCGGACGTTGCACATCCGAACCGATGCCGGTGGAGAAGGAAGCAGGCAGCAGACCGAGTACAGCAACAGTGGCTGTCATCAGTACCGGACGGAAACGGTGACGGGTTCCTGTTACTACTGCTTCATAAAGATCTTTTCCATCTTTGCGGAGGTTATTGATATGTGATACCATAATCACTCCGTTCTGTATGGCTACACCAACCAGTGCAATGAAACCTACAGCGGAAGACACATTCAGCGTCATGCCTCTGAGGTTGAGGGCAAGCATACCTCCGAATACAGCCAATGGAATGACACTCATTTGTAAAACAGCCTGGCGGAACTTGCCGAAAGCCCCGAACAGCAAGAGTAGCATAATGCCAAGAGCGAGCGGGATGACTACTGCCAACCGTGAATAGGCGCGTTGCTGATTTTCAAACTGTCCGCCCCATTTGATATGGATATTCTGTTTGTTGTACTCCACGTTCTTGTCAATCTGTCT
This genomic interval from uncultured Bacteroides sp. contains the following:
- a CDS encoding TolC family protein — its product is MKITIKKHIVTCALIYMACLQGNAQTSVQPLTYSQYMEKVNAGNLEYAAEKLNVSISEAEAIAAKVRNDPQLGFSYFNNEQAKKKMGYGGSVSISQTVTFGKRTAAVELARSESSLTIALLADYLRNLRADATVAYMEALKQDQLYKVKQNAYQNIFELAKSDSIRLSKGKIMEIDAIQSKLEAGIMYNELLQSESETKNALTSLSVYTGTKDASLLFRPDASLHIARRSFDLPDLIRQGTVSRSDITAAMQNIDVANRALKVARRERNMDVDVSLEVSHNAQVKNEDAPAPAYSGVTAGIAIPLQFSRLNKGAILAAKHRTEQASIQYDQAVLQVQNEILKAYHQYESLTKQVEHYENGMLEQANQVLKGKIYSYSRGEVSLLEVLNAQRTYDDVQALYYETLFNYASAMVELEKSAGIWDIKL